The genomic window AAGTCTGCACATTGTGGAATTTGGACCTtcgtaaaaaattaaaaaaataaataaattgtggaGTTTGGATAAATCCAGCCAGTCCTTATCAGTTCAGAGTTCAGTCTATACAAAAACGACAATGCATATGTCGCCACCAATCTTGTTTTGCTTGGCTTTGTCCGCTGCAGTTCTGCGGTATATATAAGCTCTGCTAGCAGAAGCAAAACATGCATTGTGAATCCTTACAAGCAGATACCAGTATACCACCCCTGTGCAAAGTTCTTGCAGTCTTGACAAGGTGACAGGAATATAGGAAATGGAGGTCACCCTGTGCCCAAAGCCTCATTTCGTGGTCATCACATGGCCGGCCACCAGCCAAATGATTCCCATCGTGGACATCGGCTGCCTCCTCGCCGCGCACGGCGCCTCGGTCACGATCATCACTTATAGGGCCTCTTGTCTGACCACTTAACCTCTAGACCATTAAGTTTTCTGACAGCCTTCTCACCATCCTCTCTGTGAACGAAGTTGACAAAGCCAAAGCCCCTGCTTAATCCAGTGCTCTCATCCTTTGGGACTTCCACATGGCTTATAGGGTCCAAACGTGGAGAAGAGCTTGAAGATGTCCAAATCAGCAGTGTCTTCTGAGAGATTGTTCACACGGAATAGATTTCTCATCATTCCATCTATTCATCATACTTGCTCCACTTGTATCAGCACCTTCTCTTTTCCCTACAATCGAAGATACAAATTGAAgcaacaaaaaaaattatttagcCAGAACAAGGGGCAGGAGATGTATGTTTTATGAGAAAGGAAGATAAACTATATCAGCTACATTATAAAGATATGTCATGGCTGTAGGAGAAGAGCTTAAAGCAACTCACTGGTATGCACTAAGAGATTGTTCACAGAGATAGAGTTATCGTCATTCCTTCTCTTCATCATACTTACTCCACTTGTATCAGCACCTTCTTTCTCATATTGCAGAGCACATTGTAGGGTAGAATGAGACATAATATGTTTAGTAATAGAAATTTGCAGTGTATGCAAGTACTGTAATTCAATCAAGGTTAAGAGACTGATTTATGTACACACTATCAAGCAGACTGGAATAATACATAATTCAGGGAGAATGACGAGTCATAAAAAAGTGAGGGCGCAAATTTTGTTGTTTGGTAACACTAACTACATTGATTCCATTGTGAGCACTTGGAAAGAGAATTTTTCCAAGGTAGATGGTGGTTTTGATGTTCTATAGGACTATAGGCTATGTGGTTTACCAGGAACTACTAAGCCACACATAAATCAGTCCAACTCACCAAAGTTCAAGCACGACAT from Miscanthus floridulus cultivar M001 chromosome 11, ASM1932011v1, whole genome shotgun sequence includes these protein-coding regions:
- the LOC136490840 gene encoding uncharacterized protein isoform X2 — translated: MDSEKMSAFPNKSEVLARKFMEIKIEFDKRVESENKTREMLNSEQQEGADTSGVSMMKRRNDDNSISVNNLLVHTRKREGADTSGASMMNRWNDEKSIPCEQSLRRHC
- the LOC136490840 gene encoding uncharacterized protein isoform X1, yielding MDSEKMSAFPNKSEVLARKFMEIKIEFDKRVESENKTREMLNSEQQEEGADTSGVSMMKRRNDDNSISVNNLLVHTRKREGADTSGASMMNRWNDEKSIPCEQSLRRHC